From Rhodamnia argentea isolate NSW1041297 chromosome 10, ASM2092103v1, whole genome shotgun sequence, a single genomic window includes:
- the LOC115733081 gene encoding uncharacterized protein At1g03900 encodes MEKEESKSKDQQSSEDTDEAEAVELVLFQVSECYVYLIPPRKSAASYRADEWNVNKWAWEGALKVVSKGEECIIRLEDKTTGDLYARAFLRNGEPHPVEPVIDSSRYFVLRVEENIGGRMRHAFIGIGFRERTEAYDFQAALHDHMKYLDKKKTAEEMEQHYQHNSSVDYSLKEGETLKLQLKNKSSGSFKSKHLERSLSNLSLEEKANKEEPVVCLRPPPPPPAPLSPSTSVRESTADVLPHPSPLQLPEHKALSSNKEELGQSNSNDDQNAQELPDDDFGDFQTAG; translated from the exons ATGGAAAAGGAGGAGTCGAAGTCAAAGGATCAGCAGAGCTCGGAGGACACCGACGAAGCAGAGGCCGTCGAGCTGGTCCTGTTCCAAGTCTCCGAGTGTTACGTCTATTTG ATACCGCCAAGGAAAAGTGCAGCTTCTTACAG GGCGGATGAATGGAATGTGAACAAGTGGGCTTGGGAGGGAGCATTGAAAGTAGTCAGCAAGGGAGAAGAATGCATTATCAGACTTGAAGACAAAACTACTG GTGACTTATACGCTCGGGCATTCTTAAGAAATGGAGAGCCGCATCCAGTGGAACCTGTAATTGACAGCAGCAG ATATTTTGTTCTTCGTGTAGAAGAAAATATTG GTGGTCGTATGCGGCATGCTTTCATTGGCATTGGATTTCGAGAAAGAACGGAGGCATACGATTTCCAAGCAGCCTTGCATGACCACATGAA ATATttggacaaaaagaaaactGCAGAAGAGATGGAACAGCATTACCAGCACAATTCTTCAGTTGATTACAGTTTGAAAGAAGGGGAGACTCTTAAACTCCAATTAAAGAAC AAAAGCAGTGGTAGTTTCAAGTCGAAACATTTGGAGCGAAGTCTGAGCAATTTGTCTTTGGAGGAGAAGGCCAATAAGGAAGAGCCCGTGGTATGCCTCAGACCACCCCCACCTCCCCCGGCGCCGCTTTCACCTTCTACTTCTGTTCGTGAGTCTACAGCAGACGTGCTTCCGCATCCATCTCCTTTGCAACTCCCTGAACATAAGGCTCTCAGCTCAAATAAAGAAGAGTTAGGGCAATCAAATTCTAACGATGACCAGAATGCGCAAGAACTGCCGGATGATGATTTTGGCGACTTTCAAACAGCAGGGTGA
- the LOC115732137 gene encoding uncharacterized protein LOC115732137, with product MDVKGITWVGNIYQKFEAMCLEVEEIMYQDTVKFVENQVQTVGASVKKFCSEVVEDMLPPSCIDSDKVTAPEFSVVRCNDVQVCKKVKVCRKREPAKAIYQLSEDSKILGDVKKDVLRAPRFRGTSCADNTCQTPFQVSALQKASPDLHSGSTDDKSVPESAITVNENSGVNSMPSAETSKVIAPGEPEFIGFLTENDESAHDQTTIASSASVEINKGDTMENHINNTERGSRCAPESSGNGALLNKLISDQSLATCERETKTPSTSGVPLVESYVYFSDIEADSVDSSTMSENICSRYVFPLPGCSNGSRMNTTKGDFDTEQDAATFNQIDKAKLEESCIVVNNDEIHFVARREGKHRSYKKKVRDAFSSKKKSSRILEYEQLATWHGVDAEPSKDCRRRSRPTLNLEEEEKTQAHDYSEPEWELL from the exons ATGGATGTAAAAGGCATAACATGGGTTGGAAACATATACCAGAAGTTTGAAGCTATGTGCTTGGAGGTGGAAGAAATCATGTACCAG GATACAGTTAAATTTGTTGAGAATCAAGTCCAGACTGTTGGTGCCAGTGTTAAGAAGTTCTGCTCGGAAGTTGTGGAAGATATGCTTCCTCCATCATGCATTGACTCTGACAAAGTGACAGCCCCTGAATTTTCTGTAGTAAGATGCAATGATGTCCAGGTATGCAAGAAGGTGAAAGTATGTCGGAAAAGAGAACCAGCAAAGGCTATCTATCAACTGAGTGAGGATTCAAAAATACTTGGTGATGTGAAGAAAGATGTCCTACGTGCACCGCGTTTTCGAGGAACTTCTTGTGCAGATAATACTTGTCAAACACCATTTCAGGTTTCTGCCCTGCAAAAGGCTTCTCCTGACCTACATTCAGGAAGTACTGATGATAAATCTGTGCCTGAATCAGCTATCACTGTCAATGAGAACTCTGGTGTAAATAGTATGCCATCTGCTGAGACTTCAAAGGTTATCGCTCCAGGTGAGCCAGAGTTTATAGGTTTCTTGACTGAAAATGATGAATCAGCCCATGATCAAACCACAATTGCAAGCTCCGCTTCTGTTGAAATTAACAAGGGTGACACCATGGAAAATCATATCAATAATACTGAAAGAGGAAGTAGGTGTGCACCAGAATCTTCAGGTAATGGCGCACTGTTAAACAAACTTATATCGGATCAATCTCTGGCGACCTGTGAAAGAGAGACTAAAACTCCCTCGACTTCTGGTGTTCCATTGGTCGAGTCATATG TCTATTTCTCAGATATCGAGGCAGATTCTGTGGATTCCTCTACAATGAGTGAAAACATCTGCAGCAGATACGTTTTCCCTCTGCCAG GATGTTCAAATGGCTCGAGGATGAATACAACCAAGGGCGATTTTGACACTGAACAAGATGCCGCAACCTTCAATCAAATCGACAAGGCAAAACTTGAGGAATCTTGCATCGTTGTGAATAATGATGAAATTCATTTTGTTGCTCGGAGGGAAGGCAAACACCGATCATATAAG AAAAAAGTTCGAGATGCCTTTTCTTCAAAAAAGAAGTCATCAAGGATTCTGGAGTATGAGCAACTTGCTACATGGCATGGAGTTGACGCAGAACCCAGTAAAGATTGCAGAAGAAGGTCCAGGCCAACTCTCAActtagaggaggaggagaaaacaCAAGCTCATGATTATTCCGAACCTGAGTGGGAGTTACTCTAA